In Patescibacteria group bacterium, a single window of DNA contains:
- a CDS encoding type II secretion system protein, with product MRQVKNRKFLTGFTLIELLVVIAVIGLLATIVMVSLNSARKKARDAERKSDLKQISLALEMYYDKYNGYPNDTFNGWESPCNTTTNDIGKLVTEGFIPKISCDPLNSTTNRYYFDPDGTCSGGYCSNYCFYTTLETTGNNYGIQNGGYTTCPGI from the coding sequence ATGCGCCAAGTTAAAAACCGTAAATTTCTAACGGGGTTTACCTTAATAGAGTTATTAGTCGTTATCGCCGTGATTGGGCTCTTAGCGACGATTGTCATGGTTTCCTTAAATAGCGCCCGCAAAAAAGCAAGAGATGCGGAAAGAAAATCAGATTTAAAACAGATAAGTCTTGCTCTAGAAATGTATTACGACAAATATAATGGTTATCCAAACGACACTTTTAACGGCTGGGAAAGTCCTTGTAACACCACCACAAATGATATCGGCAAACTAGTCACCGAAGGATTCATCCCTAAGATTTCCTGTGATCCCTTAAACTCCACCACTAACCGTTATTACTTCGATCCCGACGGTACTTGCAGTGGAGGTTATTGTTCAAATTATTGTTTTTATACTACTTTGGAAACAACGGGAAACAATTATGGAATCCAAAACGGGGGATATACGACTTGCCCAGGCATATAA
- a CDS encoding 2-oxoacid:acceptor oxidoreductase family protein → MSINTKILIAGEGGQGIQTVGKILGEAAFEQGLKALYVPNFGVEQRGGVSVAFVQIAPQELTYPKFDKADILVLLSERSVKRSETYISLRTQIISNSSLVPKNILPTQNTIIEIDATNIANKKFTPQTLSIIVLGAILPFVPILQKDNVKKAIKKQLGSKFKEKPELEELNYKALERGIDLAK, encoded by the coding sequence ATGTCTATCAATACTAAAATTCTCATCGCCGGCGAAGGCGGGCAAGGGATACAAACAGTCGGCAAAATTCTAGGGGAAGCCGCTTTCGAACAAGGATTAAAAGCGCTGTATGTCCCTAATTTTGGCGTAGAACAAAGAGGAGGTGTCTCGGTTGCTTTTGTGCAGATTGCACCCCAAGAGCTCACTTATCCCAAATTTGACAAAGCGGATATCCTGGTGCTTTTAAGCGAACGTTCAGTTAAACGCTCCGAAACTTATATCAGCCTGCGAACTCAAATAATCTCTAACAGCTCCCTCGTCCCCAAAAATATTCTCCCCACTCAAAACACTATTATTGAAATAGATGCAACTAACATTGCTAATAAAAAATTTACACCTCAAACTTTAAGCATAATTGTTCTCGGGGCTATCCTGCCTTTTGTGCCCATACTGCAAAAAGACAATGTCAAAAAGGCAATTAAGAAGCAACTGGGCAGCAAATTTAAAGAAAAACCAGAATTGGAAGAATTGAATTATAAAGCATTGGAAAGAGGCATAGATTTAGCCAAATAA
- a CDS encoding thiamine pyrophosphate-dependent enzyme, giving the protein MNTPAFPQCWKKETKPSKFCPGCGHLMVLRALGNAIDELQIQNQTIFGVDIGCSLLAWDFFDIDTIQTHHGRTIPVMVGVKIAKPQKLAIAYLGDGGGYAIGAQHLVNSALRNDPLTVILVNNANYAMTGGQQAPTTLLKQVTETTPYGKKGQSLKGPEMVKVINHKTFVARGTAVRIKETQDLIKKALLHQRENKGFSFVEILSPCPTNWKLPPTEIGKFLETMQQYFPLGEL; this is encoded by the coding sequence ATGAATACCCCTGCCTTTCCTCAATGTTGGAAAAAGGAAACTAAACCTTCCAAATTTTGCCCCGGCTGCGGCCATCTAATGGTCCTCCGCGCTTTAGGCAATGCTATTGACGAGCTCCAAATTCAAAACCAAACCATTTTCGGTGTGGACATCGGTTGTTCACTGCTTGCTTGGGATTTCTTTGATATTGACACAATTCAAACCCATCATGGCCGCACTATTCCTGTAATGGTAGGAGTAAAAATAGCTAAGCCCCAAAAACTCGCCATTGCTTATCTTGGCGACGGCGGGGGTTATGCTATCGGCGCCCAACATTTAGTGAACAGTGCTCTGCGCAATGATCCCCTTACCGTCATTTTAGTTAATAATGCCAATTACGCGATGACTGGCGGCCAGCAAGCGCCGACCACTCTTCTGAAGCAAGTGACAGAAACTACGCCCTACGGCAAAAAAGGACAATCTCTAAAAGGACCAGAAATGGTCAAAGTAATTAACCATAAAACCTTTGTAGCGCGAGGCACAGCTGTAAGAATAAAAGAAACCCAGGATTTAATTAAAAAAGCGCTCCTCCATCAAAGGGAAAATAAAGGTTTCAGTTTTGTAGAAATCCTTTCTCCTTGTCCCACGAATTGGAAATTACCGCCCACTGAAATTGGAAAATTTTTAGAAACAATGCAACAATATTTCCCACTAGGAGAGCTTTAA
- a CDS encoding ferredoxin oxidoreductase, producing MSKEFLIGNEIIVRACLAAGAEIMFGYPITPTTEIMSYWTKISEKDENDQIKFLQAEDEMAAGFAMIGAILGGKKAFTATSGPGTVLMQDPMSMAEAMRLPTVTFIMQRGGPSTGTVIYSQQELILTSHGGNGEGMRIVYAPATLQELYDLSIKAFDTAWRYRFPAFILGDGYIAKMQGEVEIWSPEERRIELTPAIPYLGEGKDTSLIRKFQPTKSFAVKNNYVNLRNCFNLEEEILRINMDIKKAFDEITSKISECEAYNCEKAEKIIIAYGIVAAAVKQALKETKQKKFGLFRPITLNPFPKEEAREITQQTKKIYILESSLGQFASMVKENLYGLTTPIEAHGKPGVGFTPEEIKGILL from the coding sequence ATGTCCAAAGAATTTCTTATAGGCAATGAAATAATCGTTAGGGCTTGTCTCGCCGCCGGCGCCGAGATTATGTTTGGCTATCCCATCACTCCTACCACCGAAATAATGAGCTATTGGACAAAAATTTCTGAAAAGGATGAAAATGACCAGATTAAATTTTTACAGGCTGAAGACGAAATGGCGGCTGGTTTTGCAATGATCGGCGCTATTTTGGGAGGAAAAAAGGCTTTCACTGCCACAAGCGGTCCCGGTACAGTTTTAATGCAAGATCCAATGTCTATGGCGGAAGCGATGCGCCTGCCTACCGTCACTTTTATTATGCAACGCGGCGGTCCATCCACAGGCACCGTTATTTACTCCCAACAAGAGCTCATTTTGACCTCTCACGGCGGAAACGGCGAAGGAATGCGGATTGTTTATGCGCCTGCCACCCTGCAGGAGCTTTATGATTTATCCATTAAGGCTTTTGATACTGCCTGGCGATACCGTTTTCCCGCTTTTATTTTAGGGGATGGTTATATCGCTAAAATGCAAGGCGAAGTAGAAATCTGGAGTCCCGAAGAAAGAAGGATAGAGTTAACTCCGGCAATTCCTTACCTTGGCGAAGGTAAAGACACTTCCTTAATCAGAAAATTCCAGCCCACTAAGAGTTTTGCGGTTAAAAATAATTATGTAAATTTAAGAAACTGTTTCAACCTGGAAGAAGAAATACTGCGAATCAATATGGACATTAAAAAAGCCTTTGATGAAATAACATCTAAGATATCAGAATGTGAAGCATATAATTGTGAAAAGGCGGAAAAAATTATTATCGCCTATGGTATTGTCGCCGCAGCTGTAAAACAAGCTCTAAAAGAAACCAAACAGAAAAAATTTGGTCTTTTCCGTCCGATTACTTTAAATCCTTTTCCCAAAGAAGAAGCGCGCGAAATTACCCAGCAAACGAAAAAAATCTATATATTAGAATCATCTTTAGGACAATTTGCAAGTATGGTCAAAGAAAATCTCTATGGCTTAACTACACCTATTGAAGCACATGGGAAACCTGGGGTGGGGTTTACACCGGAAGAAATAAAGGGAATACTTCTTTAA
- a CDS encoding acetate/propionate family kinase — protein MKILVINSGSTSLKHKLFQIPSLNVSAEGNFQNIKSHEEAIKQALRDIGDLRDIQAIGHRVVHGGIYFKKPVCITEKVLQKLEDCSDLAPLHNPANLAGVAACQKYLPDIPNYACFDTAFFADLPKRAKIYALPWEFYKKQHIQRFGFHGLSHQYVAQEAAKRLKKPFEELKAITVHLGGGSSMTAIQKGKPIDTSMGFTPLEGLTMMTRPGDLDPGVILYLLKNHTKTELENILNHQSGLKGLAGYENYLNLLRAVAKGQKKACLAFENFVYHIQKYIGAYFAILNGIDALVFTGQIGAGEAITRNTICAGLEKILAGVKVMAIKTDEEKMIAKEIEKELKIKNQEL, from the coding sequence ATGAAAATCTTAGTCATCAACTCCGGTAGCACTTCTTTAAAACACAAACTCTTCCAAATACCTTCCCTGAATGTTTCGGCAGAAGGCAATTTCCAGAATATCAAAAGCCATGAAGAGGCAATAAAACAGGCTTTGAGAGATATTGGCGATTTGCGCGATATTCAAGCAATCGGCCACCGCGTAGTGCACGGTGGAATTTATTTTAAAAAGCCAGTTTGCATCACGGAAAAAGTTTTGCAAAAATTGGAGGATTGCAGTGATCTAGCTCCTCTTCACAATCCGGCGAATCTGGCGGGGGTGGCTGCCTGCCAGAAATATTTACCCGACATTCCAAATTATGCCTGCTTTGACACTGCTTTTTTTGCTGACCTGCCAAAACGCGCAAAGATCTATGCCCTGCCTTGGGAATTTTATAAGAAGCAACACATTCAACGTTTTGGCTTTCATGGCCTATCCCACCAATACGTCGCGCAAGAAGCCGCAAAGAGATTAAAAAAACCTTTCGAGGAATTAAAAGCCATTACTGTCCATTTAGGGGGAGGATCCAGTATGACCGCGATCCAAAAAGGGAAACCCATAGATACAAGCATGGGTTTTACGCCTCTGGAGGGCTTGACAATGATGACGCGGCCAGGCGATCTGGATCCAGGGGTAATTTTATATCTGCTCAAAAACCATACCAAGACAGAGTTGGAAAATATCTTAAACCATCAAAGCGGACTCAAAGGACTGGCGGGTTATGAAAATTATTTAAACCTTCTGCGGGCGGTAGCGAAAGGACAAAAAAAGGCTTGCCTTGCTTTTGAAAATTTTGTCTACCATATCCAAAAATATATTGGCGCTTATTTTGCTATTTTAAACGGCATTGATGCTCTGGTATTTACAGGCCAAATTGGCGCGGGAGAAGCAATAACCCGCAATACCATCTGTGCTGGTTTGGAAAAAATATTAGCCGGCGTGAAGGTAATGGCGATTAAAACCGATGAAGAAAAAATGATTGCCAAGGAAATTGAAAAGGAATTAAAAATTAAGAATCAAGAATTATAA
- the pduL gene encoding phosphate propanoyltransferase — MLTANKKEVSSQMLILIEVSARHIHLSKPHCAKIFGKGYELKKIKDLSQPGLFACQETVDIQIGQEILKEVRVVGPFRSRTQIEISRTDAHRLKIDAPLRLSDDLENSQGCAVTGPQGVVNLKEGLIIAKRHLHLNPEEAQKLNLKNGQEISIKIKGERELIFHKVITRVDPNYKAAAHLDTDEGNAAGIEKGGEGEIMVK; from the coding sequence ATGCTTACTGCTAACAAAAAAGAGGTGTCTTCTCAAATGTTAATATTAATAGAGGTTTCCGCTCGCCATATTCATTTATCCAAACCTCACTGCGCGAAAATTTTTGGCAAAGGCTATGAATTAAAAAAAATCAAGGATCTGTCTCAACCCGGTCTTTTCGCGTGCCAAGAAACCGTGGATATCCAGATTGGTCAGGAAATTTTAAAAGAGGTGCGGGTGGTGGGACCTTTTCGCTCACGGACTCAAATCGAAATCTCACGCACCGACGCCCATCGCTTAAAAATAGATGCCCCTTTAAGGCTTTCAGATGATTTAGAAAATTCCCAAGGGTGCGCGGTTACCGGACCCCAAGGAGTGGTCAATTTGAAAGAAGGACTGATTATCGCCAAACGACATCTCCATCTTAATCCAGAAGAAGCGCAAAAACTCAACCTTAAAAACGGTCAAGAGATATCTATTAAAATAAAAGGGGAGAGGGAGCTTATTTTTCACAAAGTGATAACGCGGGTGGATCCAAACTATAAAGCCGCGGCGCATCTGGATACTGACGAAGGCAACGCGGCAGGAATAGAAAAGGGAGGGGAGGGGGAAATTATGGTAAAGTGA
- the murD gene encoding UDP-N-acetylmuramoyl-L-alanine--D-glutamate ligase — protein MEKIDLKNKKVKLHGLMGHHVRYPTVAPVASFPTGFHGAKTRYPKPHHSSTDLHPWLSGARVTVMGLGLHGGGVGIARFLVKQGARITITDLKSERELAPSLKKLAGLPIQFVLGKHRARNFTEADLIIKNPSVPDDSPYLAIAQKHKIPIDTDMGLFFNFCPSKNIIGITGTKGKSTTTALIYEMIQSENKEARVAGNIRISPFDILDKIKKETPVILELSSWQLEGLALHKISPHIACITNIFPDHLNRYPNMEAYAEAKRNIFKFQKAKDYVIMNYDNTILRSREFSLNLKNIYWFSQKEKVNQGSFLQREHIIFRERNLEHYIISLQDIKLKGKHNLENILTATTVACVYGIKRINIQKVLKNFAGLDSRLELIREWRGVKYYNDTTSTTPTSTRAALQTFQEPVILIAGGADKNLDFQELGKLIAKKVKYLILLSGNATPKLKQTAERYSPKLPTIMARSMSEAVQLAKKQAQAKDIILLSPACASFGMFQNEFDRGEQFNQNVKALK, from the coding sequence ATGGAAAAAATTGATTTAAAAAATAAAAAGGTGAAGCTCCACGGACTTATGGGACACCATGTGAGATATCCCACTGTGGCACCCGTGGCATCTTTTCCTACGGGGTTTCATGGAGCGAAAACCCGCTACCCTAAGCCACACCATTCATCCACGGACTTACACCCGTGGCTTTCTGGTGCGCGGGTAACAGTGATGGGTCTAGGCTTGCATGGCGGGGGAGTAGGCATCGCGCGATTTTTAGTAAAGCAAGGAGCGCGAATAACAATCACGGATCTAAAGAGCGAAAGAGAGCTTGCTCCTTCACTAAAAAAATTAGCAGGTTTGCCGATTCAATTTGTCCTAGGCAAACATCGCGCAAGGAATTTTACGGAAGCGGACTTGATTATCAAAAACCCGAGCGTGCCCGATGACTCCCCTTACCTTGCCATTGCCCAAAAACACAAGATCCCCATTGACACCGATATGGGGCTATTTTTTAACTTTTGCCCTTCAAAAAACATTATTGGCATTACGGGCACTAAAGGCAAAAGCACCACCACGGCTTTAATTTATGAAATGATTCAATCTGAAAACAAGGAAGCAAGGGTCGCGGGTAATATCCGCATCTCGCCATTTGATATCTTAGACAAAATTAAAAAAGAAACGCCGGTAATTTTAGAGCTTTCTTCTTGGCAGCTGGAAGGTCTCGCCCTCCATAAAATAAGCCCCCATATTGCCTGCATCACCAATATCTTCCCTGACCACTTGAATCGCTATCCCAATATGGAGGCATATGCCGAAGCGAAAAGAAATATCTTTAAATTTCAAAAGGCGAAAGATTATGTTATAATGAACTATGATAATACGATTTTAAGAAGTCGTGAGTTTTCTTTGAATTTAAAAAATATTTACTGGTTTTCGCAAAAAGAAAAAGTGAATCAAGGCAGCTTTCTCCAAAGGGAACACATTATTTTCCGAGAGAGAAATCTGGAGCACTATATTATCTCATTGCAGGACATTAAACTTAAAGGAAAACACAATTTAGAAAACATCCTAACCGCCACGACGGTAGCGTGTGTTTACGGAATAAAAAGAATAAATATCCAGAAAGTCCTCAAAAATTTTGCGGGCTTGGATTCGCGCCTGGAACTAATCCGGGAGTGGCGGGGCGTTAAATACTATAACGACACTACTTCCACCACGCCTACCTCCACGCGAGCCGCCCTCCAAACTTTTCAAGAACCCGTGATCTTAATTGCTGGTGGAGCAGACAAGAATCTTGATTTTCAAGAACTGGGAAAGTTAATTGCCAAAAAGGTAAAATACCTCATTCTGCTTTCAGGCAATGCCACCCCTAAACTCAAACAAACGGCGGAAAGATACTCTCCAAAATTACCTACTATAATGGCGCGATCAATGTCGGAGGCAGTTCAGCTCGCTAAAAAACAAGCCCAAGCAAAAGATATTATTCTCTTGAGTCCTGCCTGCGCCAGTTTTGGTATGTTTCAAAATGAATTTGATCGCGGAGAACAGTTTAACCAAAACGTGAAAGCATTAAAATAA
- the pgeF gene encoding peptidoglycan editing factor PgeF, whose translation MKIITSQKLSSFPNLVHGSSTKSCGPLNFYLDKDRKKVLSNREAFARKLGFKIENLVNCFQTHGDRVKIVTEKDKGRGAKDPISALQNCDAIVTDKPDVILSILTADCVCIFLYDPKQKVVALAHAGWLGTSREIGVKTVSAMQEHFHSSPRDLIAYLGPSIEGCCYNNEHHPERLKLFQKKWPAAVLEKKYIDIKLANKTQLEKIGVREIETSPHCTYCENEILPSHRRQGKKRKISIMNVIGMKS comes from the coding sequence ATGAAAATCATTACATCACAAAAACTTTCTTCTTTTCCAAATTTAGTTCACGGATCTTCCACAAAATCCTGCGGACCTTTAAACTTTTACCTTGATAAAGACAGAAAAAAGGTTTTATCTAACCGGGAAGCCTTTGCACGGAAATTAGGGTTTAAAATTGAAAACCTTGTTAATTGCTTTCAGACCCACGGTGACAGGGTAAAGATAGTCACGGAAAAAGATAAAGGCCGTGGCGCTAAAGACCCTATAAGCGCTCTCCAAAACTGCGATGCCATCGTTACCGACAAACCTGATGTAATCCTTTCTATATTAACTGCGGATTGCGTCTGTATATTTCTTTATGACCCCAAACAGAAAGTGGTTGCCCTTGCCCATGCCGGCTGGCTGGGCACAAGTCGCGAGATTGGGGTAAAAACCGTTTCAGCGATGCAAGAACATTTTCATTCCTCGCCGCGTGATTTGATTGCCTATTTAGGACCTTCTATTGAAGGCTGTTGTTATAATAATGAACATCATCCTGAAAGGCTGAAATTATTTCAAAAAAAATGGCCTGCCGCAGTTTTAGAAAAGAAATATATTGACATAAAATTGGCTAACAAAACTCAACTGGAAAAAATAGGGGTTCGCGAAATTGAAACAAGCCCCCATTGCACATATTGCGAAAATGAAATTTTGCCGTCCCATAGACGTCAAGGAAAAAAAAGAAAAATAAGCATTATGAATGTGATTGGAATGAAGTCTTAA
- the mraY gene encoding phospho-N-acetylmuramoyl-pentapeptide-transferase — protein MDTTQGMQYFPGLTKVFLLSGLSFLIAILWTPLLIKFLKKYKIGKSIRTDGAPLYTKLHQKKEGTPTMGGMLIWITVLFLAILFFALDKLTHIPFFHYLNFLTRPQTLLPLGALVATALVGAMDDLLNVFKIGPKGGGLRMRHRLILYTIVAIFGAWWFYYKLAWDVIHIPGIGDFAIGWWYIPLFILIMVATSFSTNETDGLDGLAGGVLLFAFASFGVIAFAKGRIELAAFCGTIAGSLLAFLWFNIYPARFFMGDTGAMSLGTTLGIIAMLTNSALVLPLIGIVLVIESASVILQYTAKKAFKKKIFLSSPIHHHFEAKGWPEPQVVMRFWIIAVLGCLVGLIVGLIGMGTPPK, from the coding sequence ATGGATACGACTCAAGGCATGCAATATTTCCCAGGACTCACCAAGGTTTTTTTGTTATCCGGACTTTCTTTCTTGATCGCTATTTTATGGACCCCTTTATTGATCAAATTTTTAAAAAAATACAAAATCGGCAAGAGTATCCGCACCGACGGCGCTCCTCTTTATACGAAACTCCACCAAAAAAAAGAAGGCACGCCTACGATGGGAGGAATGCTGATTTGGATCACGGTTTTATTTCTAGCGATTCTGTTCTTTGCCTTGGATAAATTAACCCATATTCCTTTCTTCCACTATCTGAATTTCTTAACCCGACCGCAAACGCTTCTCCCCCTCGGAGCATTAGTCGCGACGGCTTTGGTCGGCGCCATGGATGATCTCTTAAATGTTTTCAAGATAGGACCCAAGGGGGGAGGACTGCGTATGCGCCATAGGTTAATCCTCTACACGATTGTGGCTATATTCGGCGCCTGGTGGTTTTATTACAAACTTGCTTGGGACGTTATTCACATTCCCGGCATTGGCGATTTTGCTATCGGCTGGTGGTATATTCCGCTTTTTATTTTGATTATGGTGGCGACTTCTTTTTCCACTAATGAAACTGACGGTCTTGACGGTCTTGCTGGCGGTGTTCTCCTGTTTGCCTTTGCCAGTTTTGGTGTCATCGCTTTCGCCAAAGGCAGAATTGAGTTAGCCGCTTTTTGCGGCACCATTGCAGGCAGCCTTCTTGCCTTCTTATGGTTTAATATCTATCCCGCGCGCTTTTTTATGGGCGATACGGGCGCAATGAGCCTCGGGACCACTTTAGGAATTATCGCAATGCTTACCAATTCCGCGCTTGTTCTCCCTCTGATTGGCATTGTGCTAGTCATTGAATCCGCATCCGTGATTTTGCAATATACGGCTAAAAAGGCATTCAAGAAAAAAATTTTTCTCTCCAGCCCCATTCATCATCACTTTGAAGCCAAGGGATGGCCCGAGCCTCAAGTTGTGATGCGCTTCTGGATCATTGCGGTTTTAGGATGTTTAGTCGGACTGATTGTAGGATTAATCGGTATGGGCACGCCGCCAAAGTAA
- a CDS encoding D-alanyl-D-alanine carboxypeptidase, whose protein sequence is MLLQFTSLIALLASNYLAPAQSARLPLQAKEPPRQEILAAQTSKGPIKNPKMLGVKLTATAAIVLDKESGKVLFAKNIHQKLPQASLTKIMTAVTVMDKSPQPDDIVTVGKGPAYVQPQGAHMRLAPGEKISVYNLLRGLLMSSANDAGVALGEYIAGSEAKFVDLMNQKARILGLKDSHFKNTHGIDAEGHYSSAYDLAEITRYALKKKVFREIINTPTINFTTNIRNRFLKNSNKLLQSSYLNIIGGKTGFTDNAGYCLIEVASDKKGHEIITVVMNSKNEWQESKGLINWTFRAYQWK, encoded by the coding sequence ATGTTACTCCAATTTACCAGTCTTATTGCTCTTCTCGCTTCTAACTATCTCGCTCCGGCGCAAAGCGCGCGTCTGCCGCTCCAAGCGAAAGAACCCCCGAGACAAGAAATACTGGCGGCGCAAACATCAAAAGGACCAATCAAAAATCCGAAGATGCTGGGAGTAAAACTAACTGCTACCGCCGCCATTGTTTTGGATAAGGAATCGGGTAAGGTGCTCTTCGCGAAGAACATCCACCAAAAACTGCCGCAAGCGAGCTTGACTAAAATTATGACCGCCGTAACAGTCATGGATAAGTCCCCGCAACCCGACGATATCGTGACTGTGGGAAAAGGTCCGGCGTACGTGCAGCCGCAAGGCGCGCATATGCGCCTTGCTCCGGGAGAAAAAATCTCGGTTTATAATCTGCTCCGCGGCCTTCTGATGTCTTCGGCTAACGACGCGGGGGTAGCTTTAGGGGAATATATTGCGGGAAGTGAAGCAAAATTCGTGGATTTAATGAACCAAAAAGCGCGCATCCTTGGATTAAAGGATTCCCATTTTAAAAATACGCATGGTATTGATGCTGAAGGGCATTATTCCTCGGCTTACGATCTAGCCGAGATTACTCGTTATGCTTTAAAGAAAAAAGTCTTTCGTGAAATCATTAATACTCCCACTATTAATTTTACAACAAATATCCGCAACCGCTTCCTTAAAAACAGCAACAAATTATTACAAAGCTCTTATCTTAATATTATTGGCGGTAAAACAGGATTCACGGATAATGCCGGATATTGCCTTATTGAGGTAGCTTCGGATAAAAAAGGCCACGAAATTATCACGGTTGTAATGAACAGTAAAAATGAATGGCAGGAATCCAAGGGATTAATCAATTGGACTTTCCGGGCTTATCAATGGAAATAA
- the scpB gene encoding SMC-Scp complex subunit ScpB has translation MMSLINNLPAILEAMLFASTQKESIEKLARILNVKTQDIKEALAVMKEDCSRRGIMILEHNGQIQMVSNPRYAVWIQKYQQKDLREELSPLALETLAIIAYKGPISRYQIEEIRGVNSIFVLRNLLRRGLVERKIKGKKVEYQIANDFLRHLGLSKTAELPKYNEFNKGNQE, from the coding sequence ATGATGAGTCTTATAAATAACCTGCCGGCAATCTTAGAAGCAATGCTTTTTGCGTCCACCCAAAAAGAAAGCATTGAAAAACTTGCGCGAATTTTAAATGTGAAAACACAGGATATAAAAGAAGCGCTTGCCGTGATGAAGGAAGATTGCTCCCGGAGAGGAATAATGATCTTAGAACACAATGGCCAAATTCAGATGGTCAGCAATCCCCGTTACGCTGTTTGGATCCAAAAATATCAACAAAAAGATTTACGTGAAGAACTTTCCCCGCTTGCACTGGAAACTCTGGCGATTATTGCCTATAAAGGTCCTATCTCGCGTTATCAAATCGAAGAAATCCGCGGCGTCAATTCAATTTTTGTCCTGCGTAATCTCCTGCGCCGAGGATTGGTGGAAAGAAAAATAAAAGGGAAAAAAGTGGAATACCAAATTGCTAACGATTTCCTACGCCATTTAGGTTTAAGTAAAACCGCGGAATTACCAAAGTATAACGAGTTTAATAAAGGGAATCAGGAATAA